The Campylobacter concisus genome has a window encoding:
- a CDS encoding HipA family kinase: MITQLEIKDVLETAEYGATAPVWIQASDNNTYLLKFRHEQNAEKDISNFNEFLAFMLMKRLGIKIYKYDIAFININEQSLPLFNGKVSLESLDNARNSLGTNIGILKIQNAQKFAFSDIDKMPKTLIHKIANIDNIMMNSDRTKDNPNILYDPTTKKYSPIDFGLSLLSHRVYEKIKNGENINNLYMNWVTSDVTKDQHYIFKNQNKLNFKISYTTISKILDNILAQCPKEWEVLEYKDDIRDVVATRILYDTFKEACPCYDF; the protein is encoded by the coding sequence ATGATAACACAGTTAGAGATAAAAGATGTATTAGAAACGGCAGAGTATGGGGCCACAGCCCCCGTTTGGATCCAGGCTAGTGACAATAACACATATCTTTTAAAATTTAGGCATGAACAAAATGCAGAAAAAGACATATCTAATTTTAATGAGTTTTTGGCTTTTATGCTTATGAAGCGGTTGGGAATAAAAATTTATAAATACGATATTGCTTTTATTAACATAAACGAGCAATCATTGCCATTATTTAACGGAAAAGTTTCTTTAGAAAGCCTAGACAATGCTCGTAACTCATTGGGGACCAATATAGGTATTTTAAAAATCCAAAATGCTCAAAAATTTGCTTTTTCAGATATTGATAAAATGCCAAAAACCCTTATTCATAAAATTGCAAATATTGATAATATCATGATGAATTCTGATAGAACAAAGGATAACCCAAATATTTTATACGATCCAACAACTAAGAAATATTCGCCTATTGATTTTGGGTTATCTTTGTTAAGCCATAGAGTGTATGAAAAAATAAAAAATGGTGAAAATATAAATAATTTATACATGAATTGGGTAACAAGTGATGTTACAAAGGATCAACATTATATTTTTAAAAATCAAAATAAATTAAATTTTAAAATAAGTTACACTACTATATCAAAAATATTAGATAACATATTAGCTCAATGCCCCAAAGAGTGGGAAGTTTTAGAGTACAAGGATGACATCCGAGATGTAGTTGCTACGCGCATACTTTATGATACGTTTAAAGAGGCTTGCCCTTGCTATGATTTTTAG
- a CDS encoding phage replisome organizer N-terminal domain-containing protein encodes MSKTYYWLKLKKDFFDDPKILKIRSVAGGDTYTCIYLKLLLKSLDNDGVIFFDGIEPTIEAEIALKIREQEINVKAAMAIFESLGLLQKGEGEDVRLPEAASLSGKECDSAKRVREFRAKQKEVKALHCNGAVTSGNENVTLEKELELEKELETEEANASTCARACESEKKPTKRFQKPTLDELIAYKQKANLALVDCEVFFDFYESKGWVVGKNPMKDWQAAMRNWERTERERGGKCKNTPTNTSVALREAPMAGEMDDAYFERVANEIISGERKMAL; translated from the coding sequence ATGAGCAAAACATACTATTGGCTAAAGCTAAAAAAAGATTTTTTCGACGATCCTAAAATTTTAAAAATAAGGAGCGTGGCTGGTGGAGATACTTACACCTGCATCTATCTTAAGCTTTTATTAAAAAGCCTAGATAATGACGGTGTTATATTTTTTGATGGTATAGAGCCGACGATAGAAGCCGAGATCGCACTAAAAATAAGGGAGCAAGAGATAAATGTCAAAGCCGCTATGGCCATCTTTGAGAGTTTGGGATTATTGCAAAAAGGCGAAGGCGAAGACGTGAGACTCCCCGAAGCAGCAAGCCTAAGTGGCAAAGAATGTGACAGCGCAAAGAGAGTTAGGGAATTTAGAGCTAAACAAAAAGAGGTTAAAGCGTTACATTGTAACGGCGCGGTAACGAGCGGTAACGAAAACGTAACCCTAGAGAAAGAGTTAGAGTTAGAGAAAGAGTTAGAGACAGAAGAAGCTAACGCTTCTACGTGTGCGCGTGCGTGCGAGAGCGAGAAAAAACCAACGAAACGATTTCAAAAACCAACGCTAGATGAATTAATCGCCTACAAGCAAAAAGCAAATTTAGCCCTAGTCGATTGTGAAGTCTTTTTTGACTTCTACGAAAGCAAAGGCTGGGTAGTTGGTAAAAATCCGATGAAAGACTGGCAAGCTGCCATGAGAAACTGGGAACGCACAGAAAGAGAACGAGGAGGCAAGTGTAAAAACACACCAACTAATACAAGCGTAGCCCTAAGAGAAGCCCCAATGGCAGGAGAAATGGACGACGCATATTTTGAGAGAGTGGCAAACGAAATAATCAGCGGAGAAAGGAAAATGGCGTTATGA
- a CDS encoding thermonuclease family protein: MAISILVATPLFAFSAKVIKISDGDTITVLSGKEQTKVRLYGIDAPEKKQDYGQRSKQFLASLIAGQVVEVEPKGKDRYKRTLGIIYYKGQDINAQMVLNGYAWAYVKYSRIYVNQEKLARENKRGLWQSSNPTPPWVWRKR; the protein is encoded by the coding sequence TTGGCTATCTCTATTTTGGTGGCTACCCCTCTCTTTGCCTTTTCAGCCAAAGTCATAAAAATATCTGACGGCGACACTATCACTGTGCTAAGTGGCAAAGAGCAAACAAAGGTCAGACTATACGGCATTGACGCTCCAGAGAAAAAGCAAGACTACGGACAACGATCAAAGCAATTTTTGGCTAGCCTGATCGCAGGGCAAGTTGTAGAAGTAGAGCCAAAGGGTAAAGATAGATATAAACGCACGCTAGGCATTATTTACTATAAAGGGCAAGATATAAACGCTCAAATGGTGCTAAATGGCTATGCTTGGGCTTATGTAAAATACTCAAGAATATATGTAAATCAAGAAAAGCTGGCTCGTGAGAATAAGCGAGGGCTTTGGCAGAGTAGTAATCCTACTCCGCCGTGGGTGTGGAGAAAGCGTTAA
- a CDS encoding YopX family protein translates to MREIKFMAWHKEKKILREVLEISFSGGYVILAGFGSFGEIEAPIRDVELMQYTGLKDQNGKKIYEGYIVRFYPQAPRSEELPNPRYGEMGEIFFDIGSFAVRPIDKKREVLEFFLNELGDWVVVGNIYENKELLND, encoded by the coding sequence ATGAGAGAGATTAAATTTATGGCGTGGCACAAGGAAAAGAAAATCTTGAGAGAGGTCCTTGAGATAAGTTTTTCAGGCGGATACGTCATTTTAGCGGGCTTTGGTAGTTTTGGCGAAATAGAAGCCCCAATAAGAGATGTCGAACTTATGCAATACACTGGCTTAAAAGACCAAAACGGCAAAAAAATTTATGAGGGGTATATAGTCAGATTTTATCCGCAGGCTCCTCGTAGTGAAGAATTACCAAATCCACGATATGGTGAAATGGGTGAAATATTTTTTGACATAGGAAGTTTTGCAGTTAGACCTATTGATAAAAAACGAGAAGTACTAGAATTTTTTCTAAATGAACTTGGTGATTGGGTTGTAGTAGGCAATATTTACGAGAACAAGGAGTTATTAAATGACTAA
- the ssb gene encoding single-stranded DNA-binding protein yields the protein MNKVILLGRLVRDIELRYTQGGTAIGSCGIAVTRKYTLNGEKREETCFIDLTFFGKQAEVSNQYLQKGSKLLVEGRLKFDQWQDSNGQNRSKHSVAVEVMEMLGDAKQNNQGYQQGGYSNQRPQQGTPKKPQHQKPPESYDVPDVDIDAGKYDNDETIPF from the coding sequence ATGAACAAAGTCATATTATTGGGTAGATTAGTAAGGGATATTGAGCTTAGATACACCCAAGGCGGCACGGCAATAGGTAGTTGTGGTATTGCCGTAACTCGCAAATACACCCTAAATGGCGAAAAGCGCGAGGAAACGTGCTTTATTGATCTCACGTTTTTCGGAAAACAAGCGGAAGTAAGTAACCAATACCTACAAAAGGGAAGTAAGCTTTTAGTCGAGGGTCGATTAAAATTCGACCAATGGCAGGATAGCAACGGGCAAAACAGAAGTAAGCATAGTGTTGCTGTGGAAGTAATGGAAATGCTAGGCGACGCAAAACAAAACAATCAAGGCTATCAGCAAGGCGGCTATTCAAATCAGCGCCCGCAACAAGGCACACCTAAGAAACCGCAGCATCAAAAACCGCCTGAAAGTTACGATGTGCCTGACGTAGATATTGATGCCGGCAAATACGACAACGACGAAACGATACCATTTTAA
- a CDS encoding DUF1351 domain-containing protein gives MELIVTYEAQTADSQKLTTNFEELKAEASRQVEKYSINVTEENIPEAKKVMANFNKVKTEIGERYKFYIDKISAPVNQLKAEKKEIEAIITDGRQKIADGVANFENAKLEVIAARIAEYTKALCEEKGLNFERINTSDLIKLSSVTSAGALAKATKDAIGAKIQALENEILQAKIAEQEKAARDAEIAAQARREAEERAAREKAELEAKAAQREAELLARAEREKQEAIECAKAEQITTPSQPFYDVQCEILQKPREAENGKAIYTIRTEFEVKAPANAPHDKLTDKIKEMLSAAGITNLSKIEVLNV, from the coding sequence ATGGAATTAATTGTAACTTATGAGGCACAAACAGCGGATAGTCAAAAATTGACTACTAATTTTGAGGAACTAAAAGCTGAAGCTAGCAGGCAGGTAGAGAAATATTCTATCAATGTAACCGAGGAAAACATCCCTGAAGCCAAAAAGGTAATGGCAAATTTTAATAAGGTTAAAACAGAGATTGGTGAGCGATATAAATTTTATATTGATAAAATTTCAGCCCCAGTAAATCAACTAAAAGCCGAAAAAAAAGAGATCGAAGCTATCATCACGGATGGTCGTCAAAAGATAGCAGACGGCGTGGCAAATTTTGAAAACGCTAAGCTTGAAGTAATCGCCGCAAGGATAGCTGAATATACGAAAGCCCTTTGCGAGGAAAAGGGGCTAAATTTTGAAAGAATAAATACATCCGATCTAATTAAATTAAGCTCGGTAACATCTGCTGGCGCTCTAGCAAAAGCCACAAAAGACGCAATAGGGGCTAAAATACAAGCCCTTGAAAACGAAATCTTGCAGGCCAAGATCGCAGAGCAAGAAAAAGCGGCTAGAGATGCCGAAATAGCAGCGCAAGCAAGACGTGAAGCAGAGGAGCGAGCAGCGAGAGAGAAAGCAGAGCTAGAAGCAAAAGCCGCACAAAGAGAGGCTGAACTATTAGCAAGAGCCGAAAGAGAAAAACAAGAAGCTATTGAGTGCGCAAAAGCCGAGCAAATAACCACACCATCACAACCTTTTTATGACGTACAATGTGAAATTTTGCAAAAACCACGCGAAGCCGAAAACGGCAAGGCTATCTACACTATCCGCACTGAGTTTGAGGTTAAAGCTCCAGCAAATGCTCCGCACGACAAGCTAACAGACAAGATCAAGGAGATGTTATCTGCGGCTGGTATAACCAATCTAAGTAAAATTGAGGTGTTAAATGTTTGA
- a CDS encoding XRE family transcriptional regulator codes for MKEFKEKLSDLLKEKGINTIQFADILGISQPLVSQWLAGEKRTKKHLLPLAKFSGYPIAYWLDDTIEKPTEAHKYTDNISSNSTKTVYIPFYKDGVVSAGRGAENDDFGEPELLPFNPNDLKIMFNVSPHAKLGIVPCFGNSMEPTIKESDLVVFCDDINQIEGAIYVCKYENEIFIKRIKKRPTLALISDNKDYEPIIIEEELNVEILGRVVGCYAINSKRI; via the coding sequence ATGAAAGAATTTAAAGAAAAATTGTCAGATTTACTAAAAGAAAAAGGTATAAATACTATACAATTTGCCGATATTTTAGGCATTTCACAGCCTTTAGTTAGCCAGTGGTTAGCTGGAGAAAAGAGGACAAAAAAACATTTATTACCACTGGCTAAATTTTCAGGCTATCCGATCGCTTATTGGTTAGACGATACCATAGAAAAACCGACAGAAGCCCATAAATATACAGATAATATCTCTTCTAACAGTACCAAAACTGTATATATCCCTTTTTATAAAGACGGGGTAGTTTCTGCAGGTCGTGGCGCCGAAAACGACGATTTTGGCGAACCTGAATTGCTGCCTTTTAATCCAAACGATTTAAAAATTATGTTTAACGTTAGCCCGCACGCAAAACTAGGCATTGTTCCTTGTTTCGGTAACTCAATGGAGCCGACTATTAAAGAAAGTGACTTGGTTGTTTTTTGTGATGACATAAACCAAATAGAGGGCGCTATTTATGTTTGCAAATATGAAAACGAAATTTTTATAAAAAGAATAAAAAAACGTCCTACATTAGCGTTAATAAGTGATAATAAGGACTACGAGCCAATAATTATCGAGGAAGAGTTAAACGTCGAAATTTTAGGGCGTGTTGTTGGTTGTTATGCCATAAACTCTAAGAGAATATAA
- a CDS encoding HNH endonuclease has translation MKIKPVIGYEGLYSITDGGMVFSHPKANKYNPNHKGLWLKKVTDNNGYDYASLHKNRKQSKKSVHRLVCEAFLANPNRRPQINHKNGVKTDNRLENLEWATAKKKHSPLL, from the coding sequence ATGAAAATAAAACCAGTTATTGGATATGAGGGCCTTTATTCTATTACTGATGGCGGGATGGTTTTTAGCCACCCCAAGGCCAACAAATATAACCCAAACCATAAAGGGCTATGGCTTAAAAAGGTAACTGATAATAATGGATATGATTATGCTAGTTTACACAAAAATAGAAAACAAAGCAAAAAATCCGTCCATAGGTTGGTTTGTGAAGCCTTTTTGGCAAACCCTAATCGTAGGCCGCAAATAAATCACAAAAATGGCGTGAAAACCGATAATCGGCTTGAGAATTTAGAGTGGGCAACTGCCAAAAAAAAACATAGTCCACTCTTATAA
- a CDS encoding tyrosine-type recombinase/integrase — MPKLSRQLTITQFKNLKAKERPYFVSDGDNLLIKIMPSGIKFFIYEFRENNKRHRLTLGKYDEMSLSEARDKRGELRSKLSQGESLVQTAEKTKFRAVFEAWYKTKSKLSEKQQFWIKRRFETLFLPKFGEINIKDISRKDIINALAPLLGDDKQETTRKTLGILNSFYKFALLHEYVEHNIISDIDKSALIGKKDVKHFAYLKNDDEIRAVLMAIKDYFGDIRVKTCAIFQLYTAVRGQNARNAKWSQIDFENCLWHIPASEMKTAKPHEVFLSKSVINLLKTYRERLPLKSELIFPSVKSNVRPISDNTIRSMLRSLGFNNEMVTPHGFRATFSTIANENIDKHGCNSDVIELCLAHVESNKVKEAYNHAKNLKARARLMQWWSDYLDSLGGFA; from the coding sequence ATGCCTAAGCTTTCACGCCAGTTAACCATCACACAGTTTAAAAATCTAAAAGCCAAAGAGAGGCCATATTTTGTCAGCGATGGCGATAACCTTCTAATTAAAATAATGCCAAGCGGCATAAAGTTTTTTATATATGAGTTTCGAGAAAATAACAAGCGTCACCGCTTAACGCTAGGCAAATATGATGAGATGAGCCTAAGCGAAGCAAGAGATAAGAGAGGCGAGCTAAGATCAAAACTAAGCCAAGGTGAAAGCCTGGTGCAAACAGCAGAAAAAACAAAATTTAGGGCAGTATTTGAAGCGTGGTATAAAACAAAAAGTAAGTTGAGCGAAAAACAGCAGTTTTGGATAAAAAGGCGGTTTGAAACGTTATTTTTGCCTAAATTTGGCGAGATAAACATAAAAGATATTAGCAGAAAAGATATTATAAACGCGCTTGCACCACTTCTTGGCGATGACAAGCAAGAAACTACACGAAAAACGCTAGGGATACTAAATAGCTTCTATAAATTTGCTCTTTTACATGAGTATGTCGAGCATAATATTATTTCAGATATTGATAAAAGCGCGCTAATCGGCAAAAAAGATGTAAAACATTTTGCATACTTAAAAAATGATGATGAGATAAGAGCCGTATTAATGGCAATAAAAGATTATTTTGGAGATATAAGAGTAAAAACGTGTGCGATATTTCAACTATATACCGCAGTAAGAGGGCAAAATGCTAGAAATGCTAAGTGGTCGCAGATAGATTTTGAAAATTGCCTTTGGCATATCCCAGCAAGCGAGATGAAAACGGCAAAGCCTCACGAAGTGTTTTTGTCAAAAAGTGTTATAAATTTATTAAAAACATATCGTGAGCGCCTGCCATTAAAAAGTGAGTTAATTTTTCCGTCCGTAAAATCAAATGTGCGCCCTATTAGTGATAATACTATCCGCTCAATGCTTAGAAGTCTAGGCTTTAATAATGAAATGGTAACTCCACACGGCTTTAGAGCCACGTTTAGCACGATCGCCAACGAAAACATAGATAAACACGGCTGTAATAGCGACGTTATTGAGCTTTGCCTCGCTCATGTTGAGAGCAATAAGGTCAAAGAAGCATACAACCACGCTAAAAATTTAAAAGCAAGAGCTAGGCTTATGCAATGGTGGAGTGATTATTTAGATAGTTTGGGCGGCTTTGCCTGA
- the ribH gene encoding 6,7-dimethyl-8-ribityllumazine synthase, translating to MKIIEGNLALKGGEKVAIVGARFNHIITDRLVEGARDAFLRHGGDEANLSLILVPGAFEIPMALEKALASGKFDAVCCVGAVIRGSTPHFDYVSAETTKGIANVTLKYGKPVTFGVLTVDSIEQAIERAGSKAGNKGFEAMTGVIEMLSLYKNLEA from the coding sequence ATGAAAATAATCGAAGGAAATTTAGCTCTAAAAGGTGGCGAGAAGGTCGCTATAGTGGGCGCGAGGTTTAATCATATCATCACCGATAGGCTGGTCGAAGGCGCTAGGGACGCGTTTTTGCGTCACGGCGGGGATGAGGCGAATTTGAGCCTCATTTTGGTGCCTGGCGCATTTGAGATACCGATGGCGCTAGAAAAGGCGCTAGCAAGCGGTAAATTTGACGCAGTTTGCTGCGTGGGAGCGGTTATCCGCGGCTCTACGCCTCATTTTGACTACGTTAGCGCCGAGACCACCAAAGGCATCGCAAACGTCACGCTAAAATACGGCAAGCCTGTGACCTTTGGCGTGCTAACGGTAGATAGCATCGAGCAAGCCATCGAGCGAGCGGGCTCAAAGGCCGGAAATAAGGGCTTTGAAGCGATGACGGGCGTGATCGAGATGCTAAGCTTATATAAAAATTTGGAGGCGTGA
- a CDS encoding PD-(D/E)XK nuclease-like domain-containing protein, with protein sequence MFEISFDEISEDNKNISNKEYHARPEISKSDLDLLARSPLHLKMKNELKSEPTKALLLGSAVHKLVLEPKDFSNEFCVEPDVDKRTKEGKAIYNDFLENLGDKTSLDLDIFGSAVEIANSVNSMRETAIFLKDGLAEQSYFSEINGVAVKCRPDFYNEKMGAVIDLKTTSDASAGGFARSVASFNYHVQAAFYSDILRSLKKEVNYFLFIAVETKAPYFVGFYELDAAAIEQGRKAYLELLELYKYCKEHDEWWGYAKKDGDKIEAVQTLSLPAWKFYEQIA encoded by the coding sequence ATGTTTGAAATTAGTTTTGATGAAATATCAGAAGACAACAAAAATATTAGCAATAAAGAATACCACGCACGCCCTGAAATATCAAAGAGCGACCTCGACCTACTTGCACGTAGCCCTTTACACTTAAAAATGAAAAACGAGCTTAAAAGTGAGCCTACAAAAGCTTTGCTCTTAGGCTCTGCGGTGCATAAGCTAGTATTAGAGCCAAAAGATTTTTCAAATGAATTTTGCGTAGAGCCTGATGTTGATAAACGCACCAAAGAGGGCAAAGCGATCTACAACGATTTTTTAGAAAATTTAGGCGATAAAACCTCGCTTGATCTTGATATTTTTGGCTCAGCCGTAGAAATAGCAAACTCGGTTAATTCTATGCGTGAAACAGCTATATTTTTAAAAGATGGGCTAGCCGAACAAAGCTATTTTAGTGAGATAAACGGCGTAGCGGTTAAATGTCGCCCTGATTTTTATAATGAGAAAATGGGTGCAGTAATTGATCTAAAAACAACTTCAGATGCTTCGGCCGGTGGCTTTGCTAGATCAGTAGCTAGTTTTAATTATCACGTGCAAGCAGCGTTTTACAGCGACATTTTAAGAAGCCTAAAAAAAGAAGTAAATTATTTCTTATTTATCGCCGTTGAAACAAAAGCCCCTTATTTTGTAGGGTTTTATGAACTTGACGCCGCAGCAATAGAACAAGGTCGCAAAGCATATCTTGAACTACTAGAGCTTTACAAATATTGCAAAGAACATGACGAGTGGTGGGGCTATGCAAAAAAAGACGGCGACAAGATAGAGGCGGTGCAAACTTTAAGCTTGCCAGCGTGGAAGTTTTACGAACAGATAGCATAA
- the nusB gene encoding transcription antitermination factor NusB — protein sequence MATRHQVRQAVVSLLYSNEINPVTAAFEEEFLEEKKIRNERKSEAQQTFKEVLANKEKLDEILKPYLKDGDFSKVGATELAILRLGLYEMKFSQTDKAVIINEAIELAKELGSDQAPKFINGVLDKLKGDL from the coding sequence ATGGCGACTCGTCATCAGGTTAGGCAGGCCGTCGTTTCGCTGCTCTACTCAAATGAGATAAATCCGGTAACTGCTGCATTTGAAGAGGAATTTCTGGAAGAGAAAAAGATAAGAAACGAGCGAAAAAGTGAGGCACAACAGACTTTTAAAGAGGTGCTCGCAAATAAAGAAAAACTAGATGAAATTTTAAAGCCATATCTAAAAGACGGCGATTTTAGCAAAGTTGGCGCGACTGAGCTTGCCATTCTTAGACTAGGACTTTATGAGATGAAATTTAGTCAAACAGATAAGGCTGTTATCATAAACGAAGCGATCGAGCTTGCGAAAGAACTTGGAAGTGATCAGGCACCAAAATTTATAAACGGTGTACTTGATAAGCTAAAGGGTGATCTGTGA
- the pyrF gene encoding orotidine-5'-phosphate decarboxylase has protein sequence MRLCVALDMASREENLALVRELKGLDLWLKVGLRSYLRDGAKFIEELKGIEGFKIFLDLKLYDIPNTMADAAEVVSKIGVDMVNVHASAGERAMKTVMDRLAGLGNRPLVLAVSALTSFNESEFEMVYNDTLARSVRKFSQMSFKSGLDGMVCSVFESKLIKDVTNEKFITLCPGVRPFGESAGDQKRVANLVSAKQEGSDFIVVGRPIYENASPREICERILEQI, from the coding sequence GTGAGGCTCTGTGTCGCACTTGATATGGCTAGTCGCGAAGAGAATTTAGCCCTTGTTCGCGAGCTAAAGGGGCTTGATCTTTGGCTAAAAGTAGGGCTTAGAAGCTATCTTAGGGATGGGGCAAAATTTATAGAAGAGCTAAAAGGGATTGAAGGTTTTAAAATTTTCCTCGATCTAAAACTTTATGACATACCAAATACGATGGCAGATGCTGCTGAAGTAGTCTCAAAAATCGGCGTAGATATGGTAAATGTGCATGCTAGCGCTGGTGAGCGCGCGATGAAGACAGTTATGGATAGGCTAGCTGGTCTTGGGAACCGTCCTTTGGTGCTCGCAGTATCGGCACTGACTAGCTTTAACGAGAGTGAATTTGAGATGGTTTATAACGATACGCTTGCTCGCTCGGTTAGAAAATTTAGCCAGATGAGTTTTAAATCAGGGCTTGATGGAATGGTCTGTTCCGTTTTTGAAAGCAAGCTCATCAAAGATGTTACAAATGAGAAATTTATCACTCTTTGCCCTGGTGTTAGGCCTTTTGGCGAGAGCGCTGGAGATCAAAAAAGAGTAGCAAACTTAGTGAGTGCAAAGCAAGAAGGTAGCGACTTTATCGTTGTTGGCAGGCCGATTTACGAAAATGCAAGTCCAAGAGAAATTTGTGAACGAATTTTGGAGCAAATTTAA